One window of the Bradyrhizobium sp. NP1 genome contains the following:
- a CDS encoding ABC transporter permease yields the protein MATFAVLVALWFVVTSAGIVTAGRFPSPRDFWLALVQISIHGYAGGQLFTHALHSLLLVVAGFLVAVLTGVPLGLWMGWSRRAEAAINPAFLIIRPIPPLAWIPLAILWLGLGDAAKIMVIWFAAFVPSVINTFSGVRTIDRPTIEAARMLGTPSGRFVAEILIPAASPMIFTGLRLSLQAAWTTLVAAELVGALVGLGFVLNMAQQDIYPGMILVGMLAVGVLGFLTTRLLGELERRALAWNAAAGSGR from the coding sequence TTGGCGACGTTTGCAGTGCTGGTGGCGCTGTGGTTCGTCGTGACCAGTGCCGGGATCGTCACGGCTGGGCGATTTCCGTCTCCGCGGGATTTCTGGCTGGCGCTTGTTCAGATCAGCATTCACGGCTACGCGGGCGGCCAGCTCTTCACCCATGCGCTTCACAGCCTGCTTCTCGTTGTGGCCGGCTTTTTGGTCGCGGTGCTGACTGGCGTGCCGCTCGGCTTGTGGATGGGCTGGAGCCGCCGCGCCGAAGCGGCGATCAATCCGGCATTCCTCATCATTCGGCCGATTCCTCCGTTGGCCTGGATTCCGCTCGCTATCCTCTGGCTGGGGCTCGGTGATGCGGCCAAGATCATGGTGATCTGGTTTGCCGCCTTTGTGCCCTCGGTCATCAACACCTTCAGCGGTGTCCGCACGATCGATCGGCCGACTATCGAGGCGGCGCGGATGCTTGGCACGCCATCCGGGCGGTTTGTCGCCGAGATACTCATTCCCGCGGCGTCGCCCATGATCTTCACCGGCTTGCGCCTCTCGTTGCAGGCGGCCTGGACGACCTTGGTCGCGGCCGAACTGGTCGGCGCGCTGGTCGGGCTTGGCTTCGTGCTGAACATGGCCCAGCAGGATATCTATCCAGGCATGATCCTGGTCGGGATGCTCGCCGTAGGCGTGCTCGGGTTCCTTACGACCAGGCTGTTGGGCGAATTGGAGCGCAGGGCGCTCGCATGGAATGCGGCCGCGGGGAGCGGACGATGA
- a CDS encoding ABC transporter permease, with protein MMDRPLTAKETFLWSLVGLFVFCGFWTLLSTSGLVPRQFLPTPLDVISRLIELLTRPFAGATLPQHLVASAGRYLYGLTLAALIGIPLGLLMGWFRLLDDILSPIFESLRFIAPIAWVPFAALWFGTGIGGPVMIIFAGAFPPCLINAYRGARFVDPRLIEASQMLGTGHVRTIVEILLPASIPSIVAGLRVAAGLGWQSLVGAELIVAASGVGFMMVQAQANVSTQTVMTGMIAIGFAGMLIDVVLRHGEALILRRRGIGA; from the coding sequence ATGATGGATCGGCCTCTCACTGCCAAGGAAACCTTTCTTTGGAGTCTGGTCGGACTTTTCGTGTTCTGTGGGTTTTGGACGCTGCTGTCGACATCGGGCCTCGTTCCTCGACAATTCCTGCCGACGCCGCTCGATGTGATTTCGCGCTTGATCGAACTGCTGACCAGACCATTCGCAGGGGCAACCTTGCCGCAGCATCTCGTGGCGAGCGCCGGCCGCTATCTCTATGGGCTCACGCTGGCCGCGTTGATCGGCATTCCGCTGGGATTGCTCATGGGCTGGTTCAGATTGCTCGATGATATCCTGTCGCCGATTTTCGAGTCGCTGCGGTTCATCGCGCCAATCGCTTGGGTGCCCTTTGCTGCGCTGTGGTTCGGCACCGGAATCGGCGGTCCAGTGATGATCATCTTCGCCGGAGCTTTTCCGCCCTGCCTGATCAATGCTTATCGTGGCGCCCGCTTCGTCGATCCGCGCCTGATCGAGGCCTCGCAAATGCTGGGCACGGGGCATGTTCGCACGATTGTCGAGATCCTGTTGCCGGCGTCGATCCCGTCGATCGTGGCCGGTCTTCGCGTGGCGGCTGGTCTTGGCTGGCAATCCCTGGTCGGTGCCGAGCTTATTGTCGCCGCAAGCGGCGTGGGCTTCATGATGGTGCAGGCTCAGGCCAATGTGTCGACGCAAACCGTGATGACCGGAATGATCGCGATCGGGTTTGCCGGCATGCTGATCGATGTCGTGTTGCGCCATGGCGAGGCCTTGATCCTGCGCCGGCGCGGCATCGGCGCCTAG
- a CDS encoding ABC transporter ATP-binding protein, whose translation MNKVFGPKKASVKALDDINLEIAEKEFVAIVGPSGCGKTTCLRIVAGFEQPTSGTVTVNGRLVTTPGPDRAVVFQHFALFPWKTVRENIELGLRNKGVGRSERDGLIADALKLMGLETHADAFPHQLSGGMQQRVAIARAYVLKPEVLLMDEPFGALDAQTRVVMQEELVRLARVNPRTVLFITHSVEEAVYLADRVVIMTRRPGRIKELLDVRSTREAENWNRFSRIEDVMDQESFVRLRTHVWKSLREEKHDSSSR comes from the coding sequence GTGAACAAGGTCTTCGGCCCGAAGAAGGCCAGCGTGAAAGCACTCGACGACATCAACCTTGAGATCGCCGAAAAGGAATTCGTCGCAATCGTCGGCCCGTCAGGTTGCGGCAAGACCACGTGTCTTCGTATTGTTGCCGGCTTTGAGCAGCCAACGTCGGGGACGGTGACTGTGAACGGTCGACTCGTGACCACTCCAGGTCCTGACCGTGCGGTGGTCTTCCAGCATTTCGCGCTGTTCCCGTGGAAAACTGTACGCGAGAACATCGAGCTTGGCTTGCGCAACAAGGGGGTTGGCCGGTCAGAACGCGACGGTCTCATCGCCGATGCGCTGAAGCTGATGGGGCTTGAAACCCATGCCGACGCTTTTCCGCATCAACTTTCCGGTGGGATGCAACAGCGGGTCGCTATCGCGCGGGCTTACGTCCTGAAGCCGGAGGTTCTGCTGATGGATGAGCCGTTCGGTGCGCTCGACGCGCAAACCCGCGTCGTCATGCAGGAAGAGTTGGTACGGCTAGCGCGTGTCAATCCGCGCACGGTCCTCTTCATCACCCATTCAGTGGAAGAAGCGGTTTATCTCGCTGATCGCGTGGTCATCATGACTCGCCGGCCTGGTCGCATCAAGGAGCTTCTCGACGTCAGATCGACACGCGAGGCGGAAAACTGGAATCGATTCTCGAGGATCGAGGATGTCATGGATCAGGAATCCTTTGTCCGCCTGCGCACGCACGTCTGGAAATCTCTTCGGGAAGAAAAGCACGATAGCTCATCGCGCTGA
- a CDS encoding ABC transporter substrate-binding protein, whose protein sequence is MHAGAQTAIGVSYQPSLYWALPFHYANVKGWWKEVGLTPTFSTFPAGAPQIAASAAKSWDVGGTGSVPAVLGAARFNILTIGITNDESKTNAMMVRGDKFDAIAANPKLLKGQRLLLTTNSTVDYASRKCLAKFGLAQSDMQFVNLGQAQIITAITSNNGDIAGVWAPNTYTLEERASAKYLCSGADSGAVVPGALVVRADYAKEHPDEVAKFLAVYLRGWLWAKANPAEARKLALDFYKEGGLETSAQAMEQEFALRPTFSLDEQLSLMSRATGASIVDGWFSKIGKYLTEVGTIPSDPDPKSFISDEIMKRVAADPKLRAFATELNQK, encoded by the coding sequence ATGCACGCAGGCGCGCAAACCGCAATCGGCGTCAGTTACCAGCCGTCGCTCTACTGGGCGCTGCCGTTCCACTACGCGAATGTCAAGGGATGGTGGAAGGAAGTTGGTCTTACGCCAACCTTTTCGACGTTCCCGGCCGGCGCTCCGCAGATTGCAGCGTCAGCAGCCAAGTCCTGGGACGTAGGAGGCACCGGCTCCGTTCCGGCGGTGCTTGGTGCCGCCCGCTTCAATATCCTGACCATCGGCATCACCAATGACGAGTCGAAGACAAATGCCATGATGGTGCGAGGCGACAAGTTCGACGCCATCGCCGCGAATCCGAAGCTTTTGAAGGGGCAGCGGCTGCTTCTGACGACCAACTCGACCGTCGACTATGCCTCGCGCAAGTGCCTTGCCAAATTTGGGCTGGCGCAGAGCGACATGCAGTTTGTCAACCTCGGGCAGGCCCAGATCATCACGGCGATTACATCCAATAATGGTGATATCGCGGGTGTCTGGGCTCCGAACACCTATACGCTCGAAGAGCGTGCGAGTGCCAAGTATCTCTGTTCGGGAGCCGATTCGGGTGCGGTCGTTCCCGGCGCGCTGGTCGTTCGCGCGGACTACGCCAAGGAGCACCCCGACGAGGTTGCCAAATTTCTGGCTGTTTACCTGCGCGGCTGGTTGTGGGCGAAAGCCAATCCTGCTGAAGCCCGCAAGCTCGCTCTCGATTTCTACAAGGAAGGCGGACTTGAGACGAGCGCCCAGGCGATGGAGCAGGAGTTCGCCTTGCGGCCGACTTTCTCGCTCGACGAGCAGCTGAGCCTGATGTCGCGGGCGACCGGCGCTTCCATCGTAGACGGATGGTTTTCGAAAATCGGCAAGTATCTTACCGAGGTCGGGACAATCCCGTCCGATCCCGATCCGAAATCCTTCATCTCGGACGAAATCATGAAGCGCGTCGCCGCCGATCCGAAGCTGCGCGCCTTCGCCACGGAACTCAACCAAAAATAG
- the hisD gene encoding histidinol dehydrogenase: MSVTYLKKAAKSPETETEAARAVVTEMLSVIEAGREQAVRDYAVKLDKWSGAIALDSKSIEMRTRDIPQQVKDDIAFAAGNVRRFAEAQRASVQDFTFEIAPGLQLGQKLVPINTAGCYVPTGRYAHIASAYMSIATAKAAGVRTVIACSAPYKGEGIHPYVLYAMHVAGADVIMCLGGVQAIAAMAYGLFTGRKADVIVGPGNKFVAEAKRMLFGKVGIDVFAGPSEVAVIADESADPLIVATDLVGQAEHGHESPAWLITSSRRIAEEVSRIVPLLIERLPATAREAAAAAWRDYGEIVLCDTRDEMVGVSDTYACEHLEVHCADLDWWHAQLTNYGSLFLGEETNVAFGDKVSGPNHILPTKFAARYSAGLSVHKFLKPLTWQRMTQEACKVIAPISARISRLEGMEAHARTSDVRMEKYAPGSNADLGAPVGS; this comes from the coding sequence ATGTCCGTCACTTACTTGAAGAAAGCGGCGAAGTCCCCCGAAACCGAGACTGAAGCAGCTCGTGCAGTCGTCACAGAGATGCTCTCGGTCATCGAGGCGGGCCGCGAGCAGGCGGTGCGCGATTACGCTGTGAAGCTGGACAAATGGTCGGGCGCGATCGCGCTGGACAGCAAGTCGATCGAGATGCGGACACGTGACATTCCGCAACAGGTAAAGGACGACATTGCATTCGCCGCAGGCAATGTGCGTCGTTTTGCCGAGGCGCAACGGGCTTCGGTGCAGGATTTCACGTTCGAGATCGCCCCTGGCCTTCAGCTTGGCCAGAAGCTGGTCCCCATCAATACGGCCGGGTGTTACGTACCGACCGGACGTTACGCGCATATCGCGTCGGCTTACATGTCAATCGCCACGGCGAAAGCTGCGGGCGTGCGAACCGTCATCGCTTGCTCCGCGCCCTACAAGGGAGAGGGGATCCACCCCTATGTGCTTTACGCGATGCACGTTGCCGGCGCCGACGTCATCATGTGTCTCGGCGGCGTGCAAGCAATTGCGGCTATGGCGTACGGCCTCTTCACGGGCCGCAAGGCCGACGTCATCGTCGGGCCTGGCAACAAGTTTGTCGCCGAGGCCAAGCGCATGCTCTTTGGCAAGGTCGGCATCGATGTCTTTGCCGGCCCGTCGGAGGTTGCCGTCATTGCTGATGAGAGCGCAGATCCTCTCATCGTCGCGACCGACCTGGTCGGACAAGCAGAACATGGGCACGAGAGCCCAGCGTGGCTGATCACCTCGTCCCGCCGCATCGCCGAGGAAGTATCCCGCATCGTACCGCTCTTGATAGAGCGCCTGCCGGCGACCGCGCGTGAGGCGGCCGCTGCGGCGTGGCGAGACTATGGAGAGATCGTGCTGTGCGATACTCGCGACGAGATGGTTGGGGTCTCGGACACTTACGCGTGCGAGCACCTTGAGGTGCACTGCGCGGACCTCGACTGGTGGCACGCTCAGCTCACGAACTATGGGTCGCTTTTCCTTGGTGAGGAGACGAATGTCGCGTTCGGCGACAAGGTTTCGGGGCCCAACCATATTCTGCCGACGAAGTTTGCAGCGCGTTACTCGGCGGGTCTCTCGGTACACAAGTTCCTGAAGCCGCTGACCTGGCAGCGCATGACGCAGGAGGCGTGCAAGGTCATCGCACCGATCTCCGCACGCATATCTCGCCTCGAGGGCATGGAAGCGCATGCGCGAACGAGCGATGTTCGGATGGAGAAATATGCGCCAGGCTCGAATGCCGATCTCGGCGCTCCGGTGGGGTCGTGA
- a CDS encoding SDR family oxidoreductase, which produces MARALGLAGAKVALVARRVAELEKARAGLSDDGISAAVIVADLASPDAGIVVATSAEQLGLSFDILVNAAGVNFRQAFCDVSAEAFDLHMALHLRAPFLLTKALAPSMAARRWGRIINIASLQSWRAFPNSAPYGAAKGGVLQLTRAIAEEWSPVGITCNAIAPGFFPTPLTAPVFGDVERARRLAAQTAIGRNGDLNDLTGATVFLASEAAAYVTGQTLAVDGGFTAK; this is translated from the coding sequence ATGGCGCGCGCGCTTGGTCTTGCCGGAGCGAAGGTTGCGCTCGTGGCGCGCCGTGTCGCCGAATTGGAGAAGGCGCGTGCCGGATTGTCGGACGACGGGATATCCGCCGCCGTTATTGTGGCCGATCTGGCGTCGCCCGATGCGGGAATTGTCGTTGCCACATCGGCAGAACAGCTCGGTCTGTCATTCGACATTCTGGTCAATGCCGCCGGCGTCAATTTTCGACAAGCATTCTGCGATGTCAGCGCAGAAGCATTTGATCTTCACATGGCCTTGCACCTTCGCGCCCCATTTCTGCTGACAAAAGCTCTTGCGCCGTCGATGGCCGCAAGAAGGTGGGGGCGGATTATCAACATTGCCTCGTTGCAGAGTTGGCGCGCGTTCCCGAACTCTGCGCCTTACGGCGCAGCCAAGGGGGGCGTGTTGCAGCTAACGCGGGCAATCGCGGAAGAATGGTCGCCCGTCGGGATCACCTGCAACGCCATTGCGCCGGGCTTTTTTCCGACGCCGCTGACCGCGCCGGTGTTCGGCGATGTCGAGCGCGCGCGGCGGCTCGCGGCGCAGACGGCCATCGGTCGAAACGGCGATCTCAATGATCTGACGGGCGCGACGGTGTTCCTTGCGTCGGAGGCGGCAGCCTATGTGACCGGGCAGACGCTGGCGGTCGACGGCGGGTTCACCGCGAAGTAA
- a CDS encoding alcohol dehydrogenase catalytic domain-containing protein gives MRALVYTGPNALELREESDPVPLADEVLVKVEAVGICGSDMHAYHGHDSRRPPPLILGHEAAGRVLTGPRTGERVTINPLVVDPTCPYAIAGRWHLSPTRQILSMPPRPGAFAEYVRVPERNLEHIPDALPIEHAALAEPIAVSWHAVRLGMERLLAPAASACTVILGGGAIGLTAAIVARHFGATDLRVGETNPLRRDMLHRAEGIETYAPGGPSEPDESSVDLVIDAVGALASRAAASRMVRPGGVIVHLGLLPGADGLDIRKVTLQEITFTGSYCYTPMDFKQTVAAIAGGRLGKLRWFEERTLSDGARAFASIDAGAVAAAKVVLRP, from the coding sequence GTGAGAGCTCTTGTTTATACCGGTCCGAATGCGCTCGAGCTTCGCGAGGAAAGCGACCCCGTACCGCTCGCCGATGAAGTGCTGGTAAAGGTCGAGGCCGTCGGTATTTGCGGTTCCGACATGCACGCCTATCACGGCCACGACTCGCGACGACCGCCGCCGCTTATCCTCGGCCATGAGGCGGCTGGTCGAGTCCTGACGGGTCCGCGCACGGGGGAGCGCGTCACGATCAACCCGCTCGTCGTCGATCCGACCTGCCCTTATGCGATTGCGGGGCGGTGGCACCTGTCACCCACGCGCCAGATCCTGTCTATGCCGCCCCGGCCTGGCGCATTTGCCGAATATGTGCGGGTGCCTGAGCGCAATCTTGAGCATATCCCGGATGCGTTGCCGATCGAGCACGCCGCCCTCGCTGAACCGATCGCGGTGTCCTGGCATGCCGTGCGACTCGGTATGGAGCGGCTTCTAGCGCCTGCGGCGTCAGCGTGTACCGTCATTCTCGGCGGCGGCGCCATCGGACTGACGGCAGCGATCGTGGCGCGGCATTTCGGCGCGACGGATCTGCGCGTCGGCGAAACAAACCCGCTTCGCCGCGACATGCTGCACCGCGCAGAAGGCATCGAGACCTATGCGCCCGGCGGCCCCTCTGAACCGGACGAGAGTAGTGTCGATCTCGTCATTGACGCGGTCGGAGCCCTGGCGTCACGGGCCGCAGCCAGTCGCATGGTCCGCCCGGGCGGGGTGATCGTCCATCTTGGCCTGCTGCCCGGCGCCGATGGGCTCGACATTCGCAAGGTCACGCTCCAGGAAATCACGTTTACAGGATCGTATTGCTACACACCGATGGACTTCAAGCAGACCGTCGCGGCGATTGCTGGCGGTCGGCTCGGAAAGCTGCGTTGGTTCGAGGAGCGCACGCTGTCAGACGGCGCGCGAGCATTTGCCAGCATTGATGCAGGTGCTGTCGCCGCAGCCAAGGTCGTCTTAAGACCTTAA
- a CDS encoding UxaA family hydrolase, giving the protein MAVQRGTSDRKGGVPHVLAHNPKDNVAVVVVEGLKAGTKALGVVTEDDSTFIVDVKDDVPIGHKVALTDLSDGHTVIKYAQDVGRMTAAAAKGRHVHTHNMKTKRW; this is encoded by the coding sequence ATGGCAGTTCAAAGGGGTACATCGGACAGGAAGGGCGGCGTCCCGCACGTTTTGGCCCATAATCCGAAGGACAATGTCGCCGTCGTGGTGGTAGAGGGCCTGAAGGCGGGGACCAAGGCCCTGGGGGTCGTCACCGAAGATGATTCCACCTTTATCGTCGATGTGAAGGACGACGTGCCGATCGGGCACAAGGTCGCCCTGACCGATCTCTCCGATGGCCACACCGTGATCAAATATGCACAGGACGTCGGCCGCATGACGGCAGCGGCGGCGAAGGGCCGCCACGTCCATACGCACAACATGAAGACGAAGCGTTGGTGA
- a CDS encoding UxaA family hydrolase, with protein MSTLAITNELSSAFVGGAPDQLTTRASPGRRASADFSHAKFTGWRRENGRVGIRNHVVILPLDDLSNAACEAVANNVKGAMALPHAYGRLQFGEDLELHFRTLIGIGSNPNVAAVVVIGIEDGWTGRVVDGIAKTGKPVVGFGIEGHGDIATIARASYQAKRFVQWASELAREECPISDLWISTKCGESDTTTGLSSCPTVGNMYDKLIPVGIHGVFGETSEITGAEHLCKERAATPEIADKWYRMWKAYQEEVIEAHKTNDLSDSQPTKGNIAGGLTTIEEKALGNLEKIGRRCRYIDALQPAETPTRGPGLYYMDSSSAAAECVTLMAAGGYVVHTFPTGQGNVIGNPIVPVIKISGNPKTLRTMGEHIDVDVTGVLHREMTLDQAGDALIDMIIRTSNGRLTAAESLGHREFSMTKLYRSA; from the coding sequence ATGAGCACACTGGCAATCACGAATGAACTATCCTCGGCGTTCGTCGGCGGCGCGCCCGATCAATTGACGACGCGCGCATCGCCGGGCAGGCGCGCCTCTGCGGATTTCAGCCATGCGAAGTTCACGGGTTGGCGCCGCGAGAACGGCCGTGTCGGCATACGCAACCACGTCGTCATCCTTCCGCTCGACGATCTTTCGAACGCCGCGTGCGAAGCGGTGGCGAACAATGTGAAGGGCGCAATGGCGTTGCCCCACGCCTATGGCCGGCTCCAGTTCGGCGAGGACCTCGAGCTGCATTTCCGTACCCTGATTGGAATTGGTTCCAATCCGAACGTCGCGGCGGTGGTCGTCATCGGGATCGAGGATGGCTGGACCGGGCGCGTCGTCGACGGTATCGCCAAGACTGGCAAGCCGGTCGTCGGCTTCGGCATTGAGGGGCATGGCGACATCGCGACCATCGCAAGGGCGAGCTACCAGGCCAAGCGGTTCGTGCAGTGGGCGTCGGAGCTAGCTCGCGAGGAGTGCCCGATTTCTGACCTCTGGATATCAACAAAGTGTGGTGAGTCCGATACCACCACTGGGCTGTCGTCCTGTCCGACCGTCGGCAATATGTATGACAAGCTGATCCCGGTCGGCATCCATGGCGTATTCGGTGAAACCTCAGAGATCACCGGCGCCGAGCATCTCTGCAAGGAGCGCGCCGCAACGCCCGAGATCGCCGACAAATGGTACAGGATGTGGAAGGCGTACCAGGAGGAGGTAATTGAGGCGCACAAGACAAACGATCTCTCCGATTCCCAGCCGACCAAGGGCAACATCGCCGGCGGCCTGACCACCATCGAAGAGAAAGCACTCGGCAACCTGGAAAAGATTGGCCGCAGGTGCCGCTACATCGATGCGCTGCAGCCGGCTGAGACGCCGACCAGGGGACCGGGTCTCTACTACATGGACTCTTCATCGGCAGCAGCCGAGTGCGTCACGCTGATGGCGGCGGGCGGCTACGTGGTCCACACTTTCCCGACCGGGCAGGGCAACGTGATCGGCAATCCCATCGTTCCGGTGATCAAGATCAGCGGCAACCCGAAGACGCTGCGTACCATGGGCGAGCACATCGACGTCGACGTCACCGGCGTGCTCCATCGCGAGATGACGCTTGATCAGGCCGGCGACGCGCTGATCGACATGATCATTCGCACCAGCAACGGCCGCCTGACGGCAGCGGAGTCGCTTGGTCATCGCGAGTTTTCCATGACAAAGCTTTATCGAAGCGCCTGA
- a CDS encoding GntR family transcriptional regulator — protein sequence MTDKASSPIGLTAYQPLYAQVKALLLKRIGSGGWKPGEMLPNENELAAEYKVSQGTVRKALMALEADKMLVRRQGVGTFVARHSRDQALFQFFRIVDLDDSRLTPTSKVLTQRILRAKNDQASRLSIEPGAELHAIVRVRYLNSIPAIFERIFVPVVLMPDLAVEEGKEMGDEMYVIYQERFGISIARVAERLAAVAATAEEARHLKREAGAPLLEVLRVASDVNGRPVELRVSRCDTAQSRYAADIQ from the coding sequence GTGACCGATAAAGCATCTTCACCGATCGGGCTGACTGCGTATCAACCACTCTATGCGCAGGTGAAAGCCTTGCTGCTCAAGCGCATTGGCTCCGGAGGCTGGAAACCCGGCGAGATGCTTCCAAACGAGAATGAATTGGCGGCCGAATACAAGGTGAGCCAGGGAACGGTGCGCAAGGCGCTGATGGCGCTCGAGGCCGACAAGATGCTTGTCCGCCGCCAAGGCGTTGGCACTTTCGTCGCTCGCCACTCGCGCGATCAGGCCCTCTTTCAGTTCTTCCGCATTGTCGATCTGGATGACAGCCGGTTGACACCGACCAGCAAGGTGCTCACGCAACGCATTTTGCGTGCAAAAAACGATCAAGCTTCGCGATTGTCGATCGAGCCGGGTGCGGAGCTGCACGCGATTGTCCGGGTTCGATACCTCAATTCCATTCCCGCTATCTTCGAGAGGATTTTCGTACCGGTCGTCCTGATGCCCGATCTCGCAGTCGAGGAGGGCAAGGAGATGGGCGACGAGATGTATGTGATCTACCAGGAACGCTTCGGTATCAGCATAGCGCGCGTCGCGGAGCGATTGGCCGCTGTTGCTGCCACCGCCGAGGAAGCGCGCCATCTAAAGCGCGAGGCGGGGGCCCCATTGCTCGAAGTGCTGCGCGTTGCGTCCGACGTGAATGGACGGCCGGTGGAACTCCGGGTCAGCCGCTGCGACACTGCCCAAAGCCGCTATGCCGCGGACATCCAGTGA
- a CDS encoding Xaa-Pro peptidase family protein encodes MLLNSGRLFEGMKKESLAAIVATMPENVTYSSGFWAMSQWIRRGPQAYVLTPAAGHGDPVVIASTGLVDLAADPEVWVKDVRCFGKFIVDRAPSVELDAHDTRIESLLAEQDGADAVAVLVKAIKDRGLQNSRIGVDEIGILPQYWDKLADALPGATLVRAADVFRYARAIKTPEEIARLRKSAQIADLSISAALAVARQGSTEMDLARAFHTKTIVEGGLPVLGCIGVGTRSAMTNVQPGEWALRNGDVIRFDVGGRYKHYRADIARNGILGEPSEKLRRYHKAICAGLDRAIAMIKPGVRAADVFNAAVETVRREGISHYQRSHVGHGIGLDGYDAPNIAPSSNDVFEEGMVICVETPYYEMGFAGLQVEDTLVVTKDGVDSFMISGTELRVL; translated from the coding sequence ATGCTGTTGAATTCGGGGCGTCTGTTCGAGGGCATGAAGAAGGAGTCGCTGGCGGCAATCGTCGCGACGATGCCCGAAAACGTCACCTACTCGAGCGGCTTCTGGGCAATGAGCCAATGGATCAGGCGAGGGCCGCAGGCCTATGTGCTGACGCCTGCCGCGGGGCACGGCGATCCCGTTGTCATCGCGAGCACCGGTCTTGTTGACCTTGCGGCGGATCCGGAGGTCTGGGTCAAGGACGTTCGATGCTTCGGCAAGTTCATCGTGGATCGCGCGCCCAGCGTCGAACTTGATGCGCACGACACCAGAATCGAGTCGCTGCTGGCCGAACAGGACGGTGCCGATGCCGTCGCGGTGTTGGTGAAGGCGATCAAGGATCGCGGCCTTCAGAATTCAAGAATTGGTGTCGATGAGATCGGCATTCTTCCTCAATATTGGGACAAGCTGGCCGATGCGCTGCCGGGGGCGACCCTGGTACGGGCGGCGGATGTGTTTCGCTATGCGCGCGCGATCAAGACGCCGGAGGAGATCGCACGGCTGAGGAAATCGGCGCAGATTGCCGATCTTTCCATCAGCGCCGCGCTCGCGGTTGCGCGCCAGGGCAGCACCGAAATGGATCTGGCGCGGGCATTCCACACGAAGACCATCGTGGAAGGCGGGCTTCCGGTGCTGGGCTGTATCGGCGTCGGCACGCGCAGCGCGATGACCAATGTCCAGCCCGGCGAGTGGGCCCTGCGCAACGGCGACGTCATTCGCTTCGATGTGGGCGGACGCTACAAGCACTATCGAGCCGATATCGCGCGCAATGGTATTCTGGGCGAACCAAGTGAGAAGCTGCGCCGATATCACAAGGCCATCTGCGCGGGCCTTGATCGTGCGATCGCGATGATCAAGCCCGGCGTACGTGCCGCCGATGTGTTCAACGCGGCGGTCGAGACGGTGCGCCGCGAGGGTATTTCCCACTATCAGCGCAGTCACGTTGGCCATGGCATCGGTCTTGACGGTTATGATGCCCCCAATATCGCTCCTTCGAGCAACGACGTGTTCGAAGAGGGCATGGTCATCTGTGTCGAAACGCCATACTACGAGATGGGTTTTGCCGGTCTTCAGGTCGAGGACACGCTCGTCGTTACGAAAGATGGCGTCGATTCCTTCATGATCTCCGGGACAGAGCTGCGGGTGCTCTGA